The sequence AAATTTGTCCTTCTGGAACTGTTTGGGAATGGAGACTTGATTGTTGTTCCCTGTAATACGTGGCTTATTTCTGTCAAAAACAGTGCAAATTATTCATGTCAATGAAGGATGATAGTCTGTACTGAAGTTTGTTTCTGTTGCTACTTGCTAGCATTATTTACTTTCATGCTTTGTTAGTGCTTGTCATGACTGAAAATTGCCGACCCATTTTTTGTTGATGTATGCAGATCTCCTGCATTTATCTGAGATTTTTGTGGTGTCTGTACTTGGTATACTCATGGATGTGTTTCCTCCATGACCATTCGCCATGTTTGGTTATGGTTATGCTTTTGTAGTTTGATGTGTGTCTACTCAAATGTACATTTTACCATCTTTGTGTCGGTCAAATTATGTTGCATCTGGCCATGCACTTGTATGGTTGGAAAGTCCCCCGACAGAATTGCACTTTGAATAAAAGTTAGTTGCTCAGGTCGATCAGGATCTTGAATCTTTGCCAACAATAATTCTGTTCTTGTTTGAATTTTTTGGGTTACCATCATGCTATAATTGAACTGTCCTACATAACTGTGAGAAGGTAATTTTAAAGGATACCGGAACTAAAGTAGTTATGCATCCAGTTGGAATTTCATTTCTTTCTGAGCATGTATCATGGTCTATTTCTGTTAATTGAACTGTCCTACCTAACTTTGAGAAGGTACTTTTAAAGGATACGGGAACTTCAGTAGTTATGCATCTAGTTGGAATTTCATTTCTTTTTGAGCATGTATCATGGTCTATTTCTGTTAACTAAGTAGGAATAGGAATATTGCTTAACCGAGCTATGCTTTTGAAAGTTGAAACTCGAAACTATAGGGCCAAAATGTTTTGCTAGGGTGTTTCTTTTTTTGCAGCCTTAGTCAACAATTTGTGAATTAATTCTGATGCTTCCTTCACTGATGTCCTAATCGAAGATGCTAGAGTATTGTTTGACTTCCAAGTTATTTATGTATTCAGGGAATAGTTTCATGATTACCTTTTGACGTTGAACTATTATGTATAATCTCTGACTTCTATTTTGTTTCATGCTCTTTGAAGTTTCATCTGTTTACTTTGACTTCTCTTGCCTGGCATTAACTGATGAATGCCAAAATTCTTCTTTGTGGTTTCTGGGGATAGGGGCTGTGTAACTACTATCAATCTTCATATCTGAAGAAAGAAATATATTACTTTGACATTGGTGACTGCATACTTTTTAGGTTGCTATAATTTGGTCAAGTCCTGATACATCTTTGCTTTAATGGTACTGGGGCTCCTATATATATCGCTGTGTAACCTCCCTTTACATATGATTGTTTTTCTCTTCTATTTTCTTGGAGTTCAGCATGCTGACTGGACAAAAAATGGCCACTTTTCCGGTTTGAGTTAAAATAGAGGATGGATCAAGAGATACTTCTGTCATTAACATAGAAACTAATATTACCAAGCAGTATGTTGCTATTAGCAGTAGGGCACTAGTGAAAACTCCACAGGTCTGAAGTTTATATGCATGttgttttccctttgaatttagtTTCATATGTATATGTATATGATTTGATAAAATGTTTTCTCATTGAATATGTTTAAGCTGAATGGAAATTGTATCTGATGTTGTGGTATTGATGCATGAATTCTTTTGGAACCTACATAGTTCAGTCATAGCACAATATCTGTGTTTGAGTAGTTTAGATGGCAATGTGAACAAGTTTTACTGGTTAGTGCCGTAATTTCCCCTTTGCTATTAGCTTATGAAAATACATTGAGGATCTTGGTTTCTTAGTAAACTATCGTATTGAGTTTTGTGCGATCAACACAAATAATGAAATCGTAAACAATATTGCATTACTTTTGTCAACTGAAAATGAGAGAAATATCACAACTCTTATATTCTTACTTCTGCCTTTATTTAGTACTAATATATTCAGTGATTTAGAATCCCATCGATTGTGATCACTTAATGTTGACATGGTAAATTGCTCCTGCCTCCCCACAATCATTACTCGGATATTTACTATGAGCAATTAGACAAACTAACTGACATGTTTTGTAAAATATTTGATTCCTATTTATACAAACAATATTTGTCCCCATAATTCATTGTTCAGATATTTACTATGAGCGGGTAGACAAACTAACTGACATATTTTGTAAAATATTGGACTCCTATTTATACAAACAATATTTGTTTATAAAAATACCCTCCCATTTTATCATAATGTCAGAAACTTAAAATTATGATATGACTTTGAGGAAGTGAAAAAGGAACATGTAGAAATATTCTTAGATCTGTAAGTTTAGCTATCTTTTCAAGCTACCATGTTCATCTTAAAAAACTATTGTTCTTCACAGAAATCATAGCAGGGGAAGACTATTCCTAACATAGTTTATTCGTGCCAGTTTGTGCACATAATTTAAAAGCTAAGAAACACTAACAAGAGAATGTCTTTTAGGATATTCGAAAGGGAGTAATCTCACAAGCAATTTTGGCTTTCCCATGCTATTAGTTGACCTTCCAGGAAGCAGAAAATAAACGTAACCGCATATTTAGTAATGATCTCATGTCAGGCTATTCATTCTACTCTGTTAATGATATCTGCTTGCCTGTTTAGGTCTTCTGTAATGCATAATTGCATATGCATGCAATTTTGCCGCGTAACATCGGAGGCATCGTTGCTTCTTTGATACAGCTAAAGGGTAGGGATCATGGGCCATAAACTAACCTCGTATTGTTTCCTTTGAATCATTCTCCTTGCCAGCATCTTAGCTGTTCTTGTTTACCAAAGAGGGGCATGCAATCTTTTTTCAGAACATGACAGAAGTACAGCTGATTTATGCATTGTGGTGGATCTGAGTCATGTGCAGCTATTGATTACTAGATATATACGCAGATCACTTCCTACCCATGAGGATAGCAGGATCAGATCTCCATGTCGGATGTCGCACAAACTTGACACCTTAAAGGGAGACCTACATTGTGGCACCCATTCTGATGATGCACATGCTCATTGATTGTTGAAACGTGCCATAATCTGAATTTAAGATCTAACTGGGGTTTCAGCACAGTTTTTTTGGGAATGTTGCTGTAATGTTACCATGTTGACCTTCGGATACGTTAGAATGAAGAAACCAACTGATGACAATGAATGATACAGATCTGTTCATTTTTTCAGTACATTTTGCTGGTCCATCATCACTGCATTTCTCTGGTTTGATGCTGTTGACAGAAACTTATTTCTATGTTAGTTCAGGATAGAAAGTTTAACTAGATTGATGTCGGTTATCGTGTGTAAAATGTCAATGTGGTAAATCTTTCAGGATACCAACCTCCAAAATCATGCAAGTATTGAACAtcaatgctgctgctgctgcgggcaCAGGGTGTGAGAATTATTTGCAGATCCAGACCTTGATATCCATAGAGGTGTGCTTTCATATATCCTCTTTTTGAGTTCTTAAGAATGTTCAGATTCCTTCCACCATGTTCGTGCAGGCATGTCTTTGCATATCCTACTTTTGTTTATTCCATCTCTAACCAACAGCAGTACACATATTTTTGCAAGAAAGAAAGCATGAGCACATAGTTGTCTTGATCTTATTCTATTCTATTCCAAGGTAAACTCTTGCTATTCCGGTTCAGAGCTCATAGACTTCCTTTGCCTGTCCTCGATGAATCATGGACCAATGATTAGTAAAATGTCTCTAATCATTGTGCGGTTTCTTCGGAGACAGGCCGCATAACCGTAATCTTGGACAAGTCACTGTCTTGCTCACCAACCAGCAGTTGAAATTCTCTAAACTTGTCGTCTTCAGCTCTCCACATCACCACAACATTACCATGGTTGTTGCTAATCGCTAGCCTATCACCACACACTTCATGCCACCCATTGACTGTCCTTTGTTCACTCATGCTCACATTTTCTTTATTCTGCAGATGTTGTCCCCTGCAACCTCTCAGAATTCTGAACAGTATAAAAGCACCTGAACTGTTGTGCATTTGTCTTCACCCCTCTCAACAGCAAGTGCCTCCAACCACACTCCCCAGGCCACCCTTCGCCTCCAAGGCTCCCAAGTCCCAAATTCACATCTAAATGGAGGCTGGAGGCCTGATTTCGGAGGCTGGCTGGACCATGTTTGACTTCCCGCCGCAGGGCGAGGAGTCCGATATCATGGCGCAGCTGCTTGGCACCTTCCCCTCCCATGCCGAGGAAGCCCAGCAGGATCTGCCTTGGTATCAGGCTTCCCATCCATCCTACTATGACAGTGATGTTCATACAAGTGCGTGTAGTGACAGCAATGATGGTAGCTTTGCTGTTCCATCCGAGTGCATGGGCTACTATTTGGGTGATTCAAGTGAGGCCCTGGGCATCAGCTCCTGCACTGTACCACAGGACTTGAACTTGGTCCAGGAGCAAGGTGCTACCGAGTTTCTGAATATGATCCCAACCATTTCCCATGATTTGTTCGGGAAGGGCGAGTCAAGCTGCGAGGGTCTCGACTCGGTCAGTGCTACTAACAAGAGGAAGCATTCGGTGGAAGAAGAAATCAATGGCCAAGCGAGAGTAAGTCCTGAGGATGACTGATCATTCTGTTCACCGGCTATGTCTTTTAGAATGATATATGTTCATGCTGTTAGTGTGGATACTGACTGTAATTGATTAATTGCAGGGTCGGAAATGCGCAAGGAAGGCTGCACCAAAGCGAGCAAAGAACGCGAAGCAAACCGAAGCGAGCTGCTGCACCTCTGACAATGACTCGAATGCTTCTCAAGAGTCTGCAGATGCTGGTGTTACTCCAAAAGGCAAGGCCCGGGCTGGACGCGGGGCGGCAACCGATCCCCAGAGCCTCTATGCAAGGGTACTGCCAATAATCATCTCTTTCGCATCTCAAGGAATTATCTTTTGCAACTGAATGTGAATACTAATTCTCTGTTCTTTGCTTGAGCAGAAAAGGAGGAAAAGGATCAACGAGAGGCTGAAGACACTGCAGACCCTTGTGCCCAATGGAACCAAAGTATGcttctgaacattcatgctactGATAGCCTACATGAATAAAAATGCTAAGATCCAATGGCTAAATCAACAATATTGTTGTATTGATCTTGCAGGTAGATATGAGCACCATGCTTGAAGAGGCAGTCCAGCATGTCAAATTCCTGCAACTCCAGATCAAGGTGAGCAGTTGCTCAATTTAGTTCGCTTCGACATCAGACAAATTGTTCCATGGCGGACATTGCGACTGACGAATTTCTCTTGTCAATTTTCAGGTCCTCAGCTCTGATGAAATGTGGATGTACGCGCGGATTGCGTACAACGGGATGAACATTGGACTTGATCTGAACATGTAGAGATGATTTTGGCAGTCTCGAGCGGGGAATGCAGTTTGTGTTTGAGATAAACGAGTTCTCCACTAACCATTCGATGTACCTGTGTTACCATGTGTCGTTTTGGAATCTGTTATACAGATCATCATAGGCGCAGCAGTAGCATACTTAAACTTGTGAAGAGGCCCTCTTAGAGGATCAGTAAACTGAAGATAATACTACCATTTTCTTGACATTAGCATGAAATGCAAGATCTTGAAAACTTGTAGATTTGTATTTGTTTTCTTTGGAGCAAATATAGTTCTTTTGTTGGCATCTGATGATTTGTTCAATGATCTAGTCTCTTGTGGTTTGCAAAGTTGCAGCCTTGAAGACCTCAAA comes from Triticum aestivum cultivar Chinese Spring chromosome 5B, IWGSC CS RefSeq v2.1, whole genome shotgun sequence and encodes:
- the LOC123110561 gene encoding transcription factor RSL3, with product MEAGGLISEAGWTMFDFPPQGEESDIMAQLLGTFPSHAEEAQQDLPWYQASHPSYYDSDVHTSACSDSNDGSFAVPSECMGYYLGDSSEALGISSCTVPQDLNLVQEQGATEFLNMIPTISHDLFGKGESSCEGLDSVSATNKRKHSVEEEINGQARGRKCARKAAPKRAKNAKQTEASCCTSDNDSNASQESADAGVTPKGKARAGRGAATDPQSLYARKRRKRINERLKTLQTLVPNGTKVDMSTMLEEAVQHVKFLQLQIKVLSSDEMWMYARIAYNGMNIGLDLNM